In Puntigrus tetrazona isolate hp1 chromosome 18, ASM1883169v1, whole genome shotgun sequence, one genomic interval encodes:
- the st8sia2 gene encoding alpha-2,8-sialyltransferase 8B codes for MSFEFRILMFGIGTALVIFVIIADISEVEEEIANIEDSQKFHLKSFVLQSNRNSVLNAAPTSLVTYRKSKVSSSPVPLPGIKSKTSNSSSPEWTFNRTLSNLIRKNILRFLDAERDISILKSTFKPGDVIHYIFDRQSTTNISENLYHLLPTVSPMKNQHYKQCAIVGNSGILLNSSCGREIDSHDFVIRCNLAPVEEYATDVGLRTSLVTMNPSVVQRAFQDLHSDEWVQRFVHRLQSLSGSVLWIPAFMAKGGEERVEWAIRLILLHTVNVRTAFPSLRLLHAVRGYWLTNHVQIKRPTTGLLMYTMATRFCDEIHLYGFWPFAHDPDGKPVKYHYYDTLTYHYTSSASPHTMPLEFRTLSALHRQGALRLHTGPCKLPT; via the exons ATGTCTTTTGAATTCCGAATACTGATGTTCGGAATCGGGACAGCCCTGGTTATATTTGTGATCATAGCTGATATATCGGAAGTGGAGGAAGAAATCGC GAACATTGAGGATTCACAGAAATTTCACTTAAAAAGCTTTGTCCTTCAGTCCAACAG AAATTCAGTCTTGAATGCTGCTCCTACTTCACTAGTCACCTATAGAAAGAGCAAAGTCTCCTCTTCTCCAGTTCCACTGCCAGGCATAAAGAGCAAAACCAGCAATTCATCCTCACCAGAATGGACTTTCAACAGAACCTTGTCTAACCTCATCAG gaaaaacattttgagGTTCCTGGATGCTGAGAGGGACATCTCAATCCTTAAGAGCACCTTTAAACCCGGGGATgtcattcattatatatttgaCCGCCAGAGCACCACAAACATCTCCGAGAACCTGTACCACCTTTTGCCGACGGTGTCTCCCATGAAGAACCAGCATTACAAACAATGTGCCATCGTAGGGAACTCTGGGATACTACTGAATAGCAGCTGCGGCAGAGAGATTGATTCACACGACTTTGTCATCCG GTGTAACCTGGCTCCAGTAGAGGAGTACGCGACTGATGTGGGCCTGCGCACCAGTCTGGTGACCATGAACCCTTCTGTGGTGCAGCGTGCTTTTCAGGACCTGCACAGCGACGAGTGGGTACAGCGCTTCGTCCACAGGCTGCAGAGTCTCAGCGGGAGCGTGCTGTGGATCCCTGCCTTCATGGCTAAAGGAGGAGAGGAGCGAGTGGAGTGGGCGATCCGCCTAATTCTTCTGCACACCGTGAACGTCCGTACCGCCTTCCCCTCCCTGCGTCTGCTCCATGCTGTCAGAGG ATACTGGTTGACCAATCACGTCCAGATTAAAAGACCCACCACCGGGCTCCTGATGTACACCATGGCCACCCGCTTTTGCGATGAGATCCACTTGTACGGCTTCTGGCCTTTCGCCCACGATCCAGATGGCAAACCGGTCAAGTACCACTACTACGACACGCTAACTTACCACTACACATCCAGTGCCAGTCCACACACGATGCCTTTGGAATTCCGAACTTTAAGTGCTCTTCACAGACAGGGGGCGCTGCGGCTGCACACCGGACCGTGTAAACTTCCAACATGA
- the fam174b gene encoding membrane protein FAM174B codes for MWPYALAVALVVIAQGVNGEPHTRPSSATPLNSTLPPQEERPSHNETDSALGSRISTILRDLPTIKSISIFICVLTGVLITCLVIKIFRSAKKIRKTRKYDIITTPAERVEMAPLNEENDEEDDSTLFDVKYR; via the exons ATGTGGCCGTATGCTTTGGCTGTTGCTCTCGTTGTCATTGCGCAGGGGGTCAACGGAGAGCCACATACGCGTCCGTCCTCAGCGACGCCGCTCAACTCAACGTTACCCCCTCAGGAGGAGCGTCCATCCCATAATGAAACCGATTCGGCGCTCGGATCCCGTATTTCTACTATTTTGAGGGATCTCCCTACCATCAAAAGCATTTCGATTTTCATCTGCGTTTTAACGGGCGTGCTCATCACGTGCCTTGTAATCAAAATATTCAG ATCAGCAAAGAAGATCAGAAAAACGCGAAAGTATGACATAATCACAACCCCCGCCGAGCGTGTAGAGATGGCacctttaaatgaagaaaacgATGAAGAGGATGACTCCACCCTGTTCGACGTCAAGTACAG GTGA